The Pontibacter pudoricolor genome contains a region encoding:
- a CDS encoding PorP/SprF family type IX secretion system membrane protein encodes MKKIYLTIALVASVLGASAQNRKHVANFSLFQHYFNPALTGYEGSMLKTYYRNQWTGFEDAPKTIFASAELDLADLASWKKDGLLQTSETDTYNRQLGARHAFGLAVLNDRFGPFTETQLHLSYGTRVRLSEKLSLRWGAAATYSSQQLDASKLTMDQEGDPEFEGFKGESGKVGKLDLNMGLVLTAENFYLGYAMQDILKGKMTTGDDYLANSFPWQHVVQAGYRAALSEQVGLVVNGLYRYDAKLEETMEGQVKAVYQNMLWLGAGYRRDLAYSLQGGVRLKQLRLGYVYEVPTADARYLDKATNELMLIYNLLAVKYPKYGKKVTMW; translated from the coding sequence ATGAAAAAGATATATTTAACCATCGCCCTGGTGGCTTCTGTGCTGGGGGCAAGTGCCCAGAACAGAAAGCATGTGGCCAACTTCTCGCTGTTTCAGCACTACTTTAACCCGGCCCTGACCGGCTACGAAGGCTCCATGCTCAAGACCTATTACCGCAACCAGTGGACGGGCTTTGAAGACGCGCCCAAAACCATTTTTGCCTCCGCCGAGCTGGACCTGGCCGACCTGGCATCGTGGAAGAAGGATGGTCTGCTGCAAACAAGTGAAACGGACACCTATAACCGCCAGCTGGGCGCCAGGCACGCATTCGGCCTGGCTGTTCTAAACGACCGTTTTGGCCCCTTCACCGAAACGCAGCTGCACCTGAGCTACGGCACGCGCGTGCGCTTGTCAGAGAAGCTGAGTCTGCGCTGGGGGGCTGCCGCCACCTACAGCTCCCAGCAGCTGGATGCCAGCAAGCTGACGATGGACCAGGAAGGCGACCCGGAGTTCGAGGGCTTTAAGGGGGAGAGTGGCAAGGTAGGCAAACTGGACCTGAACATGGGCCTGGTGCTGACAGCTGAGAATTTCTACCTGGGCTACGCGATGCAGGACATCCTGAAAGGTAAAATGACTACCGGGGACGATTACCTGGCCAACAGCTTTCCCTGGCAGCACGTGGTGCAGGCCGGCTACCGTGCCGCCCTCTCAGAGCAGGTCGGCCTGGTGGTGAATGGCCTGTACCGCTACGATGCAAAGCTGGAAGAGACCATGGAAGGCCAGGTGAAGGCAGTATACCAGAACATGCTGTGGCTGGGAGCGGGTTACCGCCGGGACCTGGCCTACTCGCTGCAGGGGGGCGTAAGGCTGAAGCAGTTGCGCCTGGGGTATGTGTACGAAGTGCCCACGGCGGATGCCCGGTACCTGGATAAAGCCACCAACGAGCTCATGCTCATCTATAACCTGCTGGCGGTGAAGTATCCGAAGTATGGCAAAAAAGTAACGATGTGGTAA
- a CDS encoding OmpA family protein: MKKIIYTVAFLLAGATAVRAQVELKQTKAELADFILLENGLLVYTLKEAQGQFIYSEQRGRSETSKKELALNTGVLNAVIGGGKGELYVYHKNGRNQEMLAFYTLKDGSFEKTGERKLPKLKNHSRNLGLFLSQDKNTLLVAADLGRSQGYEDLYVSKWENNRWSKPGSLGKAVNTRQAEFAPYMANDTLYFSRKEEAAAYNYSSPLDLAAGRAGAATKLAPFINVAGSYNAYYKKAAERQMWISASREQDYFYTAYLLEKPAPAIEEVKADLVPVAEEVTTTPAVKTRAAAPGLKLFYAFNSIYLNLEEVSALARFLNQQPPGTAFVVKGYSDGYGTAQAKEYVSHHRALQVKHHIEKYFPKKQFVITLEHEVRDQKGKDNRKTELYLMQ, from the coding sequence ATGAAGAAGATAATTTATACGGTCGCCTTTTTACTGGCAGGCGCTACTGCCGTCCGGGCACAGGTGGAGCTAAAGCAAACCAAAGCCGAGCTGGCCGATTTTATATTACTGGAAAACGGGCTGCTGGTCTATACCCTCAAAGAAGCACAGGGGCAGTTTATCTACTCCGAGCAGCGGGGCAGAAGTGAAACCTCTAAAAAGGAGCTGGCGCTGAACACCGGGGTGCTGAATGCGGTGATCGGAGGCGGTAAGGGCGAACTCTATGTGTACCACAAGAATGGCCGCAACCAGGAGATGCTTGCGTTCTATACTTTAAAGGACGGAAGCTTTGAAAAAACAGGGGAGCGTAAACTGCCCAAACTAAAGAACCATTCCCGTAACCTGGGCCTGTTCCTCTCACAAGACAAGAACACGCTGCTGGTAGCGGCAGACCTGGGCCGTTCGCAGGGCTACGAAGACCTGTATGTGAGCAAGTGGGAAAACAACCGCTGGAGCAAGCCCGGCAGCCTGGGCAAAGCGGTGAATACCCGCCAGGCAGAGTTTGCCCCGTATATGGCCAACGACACGCTTTACTTTTCCCGAAAGGAAGAAGCGGCAGCCTATAACTACAGCTCGCCATTGGATCTGGCTGCCGGCAGGGCGGGTGCTGCCACTAAGCTGGCCCCTTTCATCAATGTGGCCGGCAGCTATAATGCCTACTACAAAAAAGCGGCAGAGCGCCAGATGTGGATTTCTGCTTCCAGGGAGCAGGACTACTTTTACACGGCCTACCTGCTGGAAAAGCCTGCCCCGGCTATCGAAGAAGTGAAAGCGGACCTGGTGCCTGTTGCAGAGGAAGTAACCACTACGCCGGCCGTGAAAACAAGAGCCGCTGCTCCGGGCCTGAAGTTATTTTATGCCTTTAACAGCATCTACCTGAACCTGGAAGAAGTGTCGGCCCTGGCCAGGTTCTTAAACCAGCAGCCACCAGGCACTGCCTTCGTGGTCAAAGGCTACTCGGATGGCTATGGCACGGCCCAGGCAAAGGAGTATGTGAGCCATCACCGGGCCCTGCAGGTGAAGCACCACATCGAGAAGTATTTCCCTAAAAAGCAGTTTGTCATCACCCTGGAGCACGAAGTGCGCGACCAGAAAGGCAAAGACAACCGAAAAACAGAACTCTACCTCATGCAATAA